TACCGAGAGCATATAGGCCATGGCCTCGGATTAATACGCCATGTGCTATAGGGTTTCTCTCATGATGTTTGGCGACGCGATAAGCCAATGCGGGAATATCTTGATCATTATCGAAAATTGCAATGGACAAGGTATCTAAATGACTTTGAATGCCTGAAAGAGACTTTTGCATTTCATACCCAGTGACTGAAAAATTATCACTGCGGATAAATCGGGACAGCACAGTCGCTGCCACTGAGTGGGTATGCAAGATGCACCCCGCTTGAGGCTGTAATTCGTAAAGCTTTAGATGTAAGGCTGTTTCTGCTGAGGGCCGACCGTCACCAGAAACAATTTGACCATGCTGGTCTAATTCTAAAAATTGTTCGGCGGTTAATTGGCCTTTATCGAAGCCACTGGCAGTGACGACAAAGCCATCATCGGTTTTCATAGAAAAGTTACCGCCAGTTGCGGGTACCCAGCCTTGTTGACTAACCCAGCGGCCTGCGTCAATGAGTGCTTGTTTTGCTGCCTTTGTTTGCATATTCGATCATCCTAAGAGGTTTGGACGGCTATACTTCTATCTTTGGCAATGATAGCATCGCTTTATCGCCTACGCCATAACCAAAAGGGTTACAAAATGGAAAGCAAATTACCAGACGTCGGTACCAGTATATTTACAAAGATGACAGTCCTTGCAAATGCGCATGGCGCGCTAAATTTATCGCAAGGCTTTCCTGAGTTTGATACTCCAAGTAAGTTAAAGCATGCATTGGCTGAGCAGACC
This genomic window from Pseudoalteromonas luteoviolacea contains:
- a CDS encoding methylthioribulose 1-phosphate dehydratase, which encodes MQTKAAKQALIDAGRWVSQQGWVPATGGNFSMKTDDGFVVTASGFDKGQLTAEQFLELDQHGQIVSGDGRPSAETALHLKLYELQPQAGCILHTHSVAATVLSRFIRSDNFSVTGYEMQKSLSGIQSHLDTLSIAIFDNDQDIPALAYRVAKHHERNPIAHGVLIRGHGLYALGNSIFETRRHIEGLEFLFACELERIKLEGAVK